The Accipiter gentilis chromosome Z, bAccGen1.1, whole genome shotgun sequence DNA window AGAAGTGCTTAAAGAAACTGATCCATCTTTCTTTGTtcaaacagcaaaacaacttCATGTCAGGTATCTTAATTATCTTCTGTTTGAGGTACAGGCACTGTTCCAGGATGTCGGGTCAGTCATGCTCTTTTGACGCCTGCTAGCAAAGTATTGAATGCAATACCTTGTATTGCAGATGCTCAGGAGATGGTCCTGGTACCATGCAGTAGAAATTACTACGTGACAGAGTGCGTTAAGGAACAGCACACAGGAGGGGCTCTGTCCTGCGACAACGCCTAGCCTTGTTCAGTAGGACTGCAGTGGAAGGGTAGCCCATTCAGCTCACTGACACATTCCTTTGCTCAGAGATTGTATTGGGTATTTGCAAGTTAATCTAACAGGTCTCTTCTGGCTTTAAACTCTTTGATCTTAATGGTTGTTCTCTGTTAGTGCTTCACACCTGTGTTGTTCTTTGAACATAATGCCCCAAATTGTTACAATGCTTTGCCAGCTGAACAATTACCTGTTCCTTATATTTACACTGATCTACAAAAACcctttaaattttgcatttgaattctGTCTAGAGAGACAGAAATTTCTGGGAGGCATGAGTGAGTACAtgaaaacagaactttttttaaagcaaaacctagCATTTTTGCCTTAAGGAATGCAGACATGTgaattcccttttctctcttctgccatACTTCTGCTTCTGTGCTTACAGAATCCAAAAAGCTACTGAATCTCTGAAGAACTTCAGGCCAGCAGCTGAAACTACTTTTGAAGACTTTGTGGTGGACATAGCCAAGCAAGAAGACATCCTTGGTGACTTGGCCTTCCATTCCAATGGTAAATAGCGAGAGCATCAGGTCTTTCTCGAGTTACGGCTTTAAGGGCTTCTCTGGAAAGAGGCAAAGCTTATGCAGGGCTGTAGTTGCAGAACTCAGTGTTGTGGCTTGTGTTGTCCCTTCTGTCTCCGTGATCCACAAGGCATTGCCTGGTACCAAGGCTAACTTCAGCTTTGATAAAGAAGCTAAGATGCCATTGCATTCAGTACCAGTTTACACTGGCTTTCAAAATATCGTAATTAAATAATACTAGGTCTTCCGAGAAGCTTTTTGTTGTATGAGAGAAAAAACTAATTTTTTACATGGTTTTTTTTAGCTGCCAGCAGAAATAAGTAATacaaatttcaaagtaaaaacagaaaacaggGGATTTATTTAAGTGCATGAACAGAACCATCCTCGTATGCACTCTTCAACTAGGCAGATCAGATTCAACTCGCACACACGCAGTGCTATAGCCACTCAAGAAAGGGCTTGTGTTGTTAACTCTGAAACAACGTATATCtgaatttgagattttttttttctcctgaatctCTGGCATTCCAGGTCTAGAAACACCAGAAATCGatgaagagcagagcagagtCTACAACAAAGCTCTGATCAGTTGGGAACGCCCTGGGAAGACAGACACAGCTGATACCTATGTTCTTGAGTATCATAAGCTTAACAGAGAAGAGGAGAGTGCGACGTGGCAGGAGATCAAAGTTTGCAGCAAGAGCAAAGTAATATCTGATCTTGATGACAACAGCAGCTATGCCTTTAGAGTTCGAGGATATAAAGGGTCCATCTGTAGCCCTTGGAGCCAAGAAGTTATTTTGCATACGCCTCCAGCTCCAGGTATTGGATTTTCTTACGTCGACCAGGTGCTGAATCCATGTCTGTCCGTGTTAAGAGCTGTAGGTGGTTTCCAGTAGCTCCCAGACTTCTACTATACTGTTACTGGTTGCATAAATGTTGAGAAACACTGTTAACAAACAGGTTAAATGGGTAGCATACTGAGGCTTGCATGACATTCCTGGTAGCCTTTAAAAGTGAGAAATTCTAACACCCGTGTGACTTAAAATGTAGTTTATAAGCACAGAAGGTCAAATACTTAACTAAGAGGAAATTTTTGGGGatactgtttttcagttttcagttttctttttgatgACAAATGTGGGTACAACAGCGAACATCTCCTGCTGAACCCAAGAAGAACCTCTGTGGAAAGCAGGGCTGGATTTCCTCTACTGCTGGGATCTGAGCACATGCAGGTTGGATGCTACACAACCCTGGATTACATCATTGGTGACACTGGGATTGCCAAAGGGAAGCACTTCTGGGCTTTTCATGTGGAAGCCTATTCCTACCTGGTGAAAGTGGGAGTTGTTTCTAGCAGCAAGATACAGAAATTGTTCCATAATACCCATGATGTGACCAGCCCAAGGTAAATTCCAGACTCTTGCTTAATACATGTTTTATGTAAGgagatggctttttaaaaaataaagtaagggTGAGTCTGGTCTCAATTAGTACAGAAGGAGAAGCTAACCAGTGGAAAGTGGCTTGAAGGATATGGTGTAAGCAGGTTGTCCTGTTTATCCCCTACTACTAGTAGAAAGAAATTCTAATTATCCAGagtcctattttctttctttttgggaaagaaatctttgggaaagaaatgtcaaGATACATCTATAGGGATGTAAAGCCAGAACGTAAAAAAAAGCTGTCAGTTGCGAGATCGAAGCAATGCTTATTTGTCAATAGTAAGACTCTGCCTTAATTCCCATAGCATACTGGGTTTGGCAGCCATTCAGAGGTACAATGTTCACTGTGCATATCTGTGTAACTTTGCTGTAGCTTGCATCATGGTGGATTCCAAGTCACTGGCTTATCCCAGGCTATAAGCTTGCTTACAGTGCTGGAGTGCTACTGAGCACAAGCCAGAGTACAGTGGACAAACCAGCAAAATGATCTCCAGCTCTCAATTACAGTTGTAGTAAGCCTGGATGTGTGCAGGAACTGCAGGCTGGGAGGCTATCTCCTGGGAACTCTTAACTTTTTCAGGAATCTAACAAATGTATTGGCTTCCTCCTGTATAACATAGTGAAAGtgtaaaaatgcaaatgtcttgAGCTGCTTAAAGTCAGATGGAGCCTTTTTGCAAAGTGAGAAATTAGATCCtgatttcctgatttctttttccttatccACACGAATATCTGGAAAACTTTAGCTGACACACATCCAACTTGCCCCCATACACCCCAAACCTGCACACCTAGCTAGGGATTGTCTGCACAGAAGAATGCGTGCTCCTCAGCTCTGTCTTCATCTGGGGACAGGAGTAGGGGGAAAAGCATGTAAACTGAACAAACCTAGCTACAAACTTTCCCCAGTAACCAGCTGGGGAACAGGGGTTCACGGAAGCCTCCAGGCAGAGCACTTttaaaaccccaacaaacaaacaaacaaacaaacccccaaccaaaacctGAAACCACTGCTTTTTGTATTTTGAGATTTGAAGACAATGTAATACAGCAGCGTCATGGAAAACTCATAGGGCAACAGTAATGTGAAATGTATTTACTGGTGCTGTTTGAGATTACGTAAATAAAGTTAAACGTATGTTGTCTGTAATGATTAGTCATATTTGCTAAATTACTTCTCAAGTTAACTAATTTACCTGTAGGTTCATTAATGATTGCCTAGCATGAGTACATTTAGATACATCCACTCCTTAGTAAAGCCTTCTGTGGCCTCGTCCTCAGTAGTAGTGTTTAGCTGTTATTAATTGTTTGAGGTGGCCCAAGTAACTGTTCTCCACCTACTAAATTCATCTTCCCTCCTGGCTTAGCTATATTTTTACCCCACAAGTTTTTGTGGTTGATAGCGTGGTGTTACCTCtcatacaaaaatgttttctccagTTCACATCACTGATCCCGCTTCAGAATATGACAAAAGCAAatggttgtttttctgttctagATACGAGCAAGACAGTGGCCATGACAGTGGGACTGAAGATGCCTTCTTTGACTCATCGCAGCCTGTCACACTAGTCACTTTAGGCATGAAGAAGTTCTTTATCCCCATGACACCTGCTTCCCCCAAGGATCCAGCAAGCAGAATCCTCCCCCTGCCGTCGTGCTTGGGCATCTGCCTTGACTGTGACAAAGGCAAGGTGGGGTTTTACGACGCAGGTAGTATGAAATGCCTTTATGAATCCAAGGTGGACTGCTCTGGCATGATGTACCCAGCATTTGCCTTAATGGGTGGCGCAGCGGTTCATCTTGAGGAAGCTGTCACAGCAAGGTATGGGGAGTACCACGATGACATCTAGTGCAGTAATCCCTTCCCATTGCTGTTCTGAGATGGAAGATGAAAGCAGAAGAATTCTACCTTGGTTTTCAGTCCTGATTAATTACATTCTACCTACATGTTGCTCACAAGCCTCTGGGccatgctttttttaaacaaacagtcCAGACACTTCCCACACCAGTGGGAAATGTTCTTCCAGGAACTCTCCTGCCTTTCTTGTGATCTGTGCAATGCTGTTATCTGCAGACTTTCTTCCCGGGGGGAAGCAGGGAAGGAGTTTGACTAGCAACCAAAATTACTCTTCGGGGGTAGAAATCTGCCTTTTATGTAACTTAAACCTACGTAGTCAGTTTTCCATTGAATGAAGTCAAAGCTGACAGCACGTGATTGCTGTTCTCCTTTTAAGAAATCTGCCTGAATACCTCTGAAGGGTCAAATGTTTTCCAGTTAGCCCCTGAGCACCGGAGGCTGGGCCTTTCAGATCGAAATAACATTTGCAAAAATACAGTATAAAGCAGGGAGAAATCAGAACTGCAGCTGAACGTTTAGGTTCTcggcacattgctggttcatgtccaatttttcatccaccaggatccgcaagcccttctctgcagggctgctctccatcccctaGCCTGTACTGACACTGGAGACTGCCcagacccaagtgcaggaccttgcatgtGGCCTcagtgaacctcatgaggttcacatgggtccATTCCTCAaacctgtcagggtccctctggatggcaacccCTCCCTCTAGCAAGTGAACTgctcagtttggtgtcatctgcaaacttgttgagggtgtaCTCGATCCCACTGTGTTGTTAATGAAGATACTAAATAATACTGGtgccagtacagacccctgagggacaccactcattactggtttccacttggacattgagctgttgactgtaactctttggacgtggccatccagccagttccttttccattgaacagtccatccatcaaacccatttCCCTCAaatttagaggtaagaatgttgtgggggatcttatcaaaggccttacagaagtccagttatatgacatctgtagctcttcccttgcccgttgatgcagtcactccatcacagaaggccactaacTGAgacaggcacaatttgccctttgtGAACTCAtgctggctgtctctaatcacctccctgtcttccatatgtttcagtgtatcttccaggaggatctgttacGTGATCTTActgggcacggaggtggactgcaTCTGTTTATAGAAATCTACATAAAAAACCACTTGGGTACTTGCACTGTTAACTTGTGTTGTGGAAAAATAAGGATCTAAAGTGAAGGATGTTTCTAATACATACTTGGTGCTTTCTAATTTGGGGATATGCTTTCTAATTTGGGGATAGTGTTGCATCTTGATGAAAGTGTGTGAAGTATGCTTACTAAGTACATGTATACAGCTGTGGAGTTATGAAACGGGACCTGAAAATCACAATACACTTTAATGAATGTAGGTCATAATGCAAAACCTTTGTGTGCTTTGCTGTCTGAACTGTCATACTGATCTGACCTGGAGTCCGTCCCTCACAGTGTCCTCTCTCGTAagcctctgtcagaagaaattggCAGAAATGGTAATTGGCAGAAATGTCATCTGCGCCAAGGtgtgcttgacagccctttcggGGCTAGAAAGGCCCAGCAAGGGCAACTTCTTGTCTGGGCCTCACCTGCAAATATTTCTGCCTCAGTAAGGCTGTATGGAAGTATGTTCCACGCCTTAATTGTATGCTTGTGTGAGAAACACTTTGATGTCCCAGGCGGCAGGTGTGAAGGAGTGGATATCTTCTGAAGCTTTATCCTGCAGGAGAAATAGCAAATTGTCCCTCGCTAATTATTCTTTAGGCCATTTCTTTTTGTAATAGATGGTTATCATAGCCGTTCTGTCCCATTATGCCCTCCCCTTCATGTTTCCTCTTGCTGAGGGAAGCCATTCTGTACTGGTGAGCATCCTGCTGccctcctttctcctcttgcCTTCTGACACTCTGTTGCTGTGAAGGATGACAAAattctgggttttccttttttccatagTTCTAAAACCATATTTGCCTTTTTGGTTGATACCAAATGTTAAGGTGACATTACAAAgtttcttctgcagtgttttccaCGCAGTCCTGATGGTGAGTTGTAAACAAGTTGTGCACATACAGGGTTTCTCCACCTTGTgtgttattttgcatttgttaatGTTGAATGTCATCTGCTTGTTTACTTAGTCACTTAGtcctgagggcctcctgcagctcTTCAGTCACTGCTAGAGCTGAATGTTCCTGAGTAGCTTCATAGGTAACACAAACGTGAtcatttttttgcttgcttttccagATCGTGGGGCAACTTAAGTTGTAGGGGGACGCAGCAAATCTCTTTCTGCTGTTAAAATTTATTGTtccttccactttttttcccctgagtcaTTCACTAAATCATGATTAGCTAGTGAAGCACTGGAAACTTTTACATGTTAGTACACTCTGTTGAGTAGATGACTCATGTTCTTGTGTGTGTGAGCCCTGTAGTAGGATAAACCCAGGAGACAGGATTTTCTCTTCAGTAGCTGTGATTTCTCCCATTGTATAATCACCATTTGTCCGTTCATCTACCAAACCTGGTAATGGCTCAAAGCTATAGATTACAGGGTTGaactttctggtttttgtttttgctaGACCAAATCTCCTTCCACAGACAAATGTACCATTTTTGATTCCTCTGTTTCAGAAATGGGTCTAAGTTAGAGGTTTTTGTCATGGTTAGCACTCCACAGTTCCACGTTTGGATTCTTTATAAGCATCTGGACCAATATCACCAGGCTTTGGCCTTTCATTACTTCATGGAAATATTAATAAACTGAATACTCTATCTTAGAATGAAGACAGTCTCTCAgactcatttattttttaaaaaagattaaattttaCTGATTTGAGAACATAGAAGTGAGAAATTAaagatttagggttttttttctactatagCTTTACCTTACATTCGTTTGAGATGTGCTCTGCTATGCAATTACTTATTCTACTGGACAGAGACTGACACTACCTTAAACATTTATCCAATCTACCTTTTGATATGTCTGTTTGTATTTCTCTCATTCCGAGTTTAAATGATTTGGCTTTTGGTGTTACTTGAATATTTAGGATGGATTCATTACAGTACTCTGTGGTGCTTACTCCAGCTTATTAAATAACACAGTCAGAGGCACTGAAAACACCGTCAGATTTTTTCCACTGCAATGGAACTGCCACCTTTCAGAAGTACAGTTTAGCAGTACTTGCCTGTCCAGATACTTATTTTTCCAGAATAAGTTTCTTCCTATGAAACAGCACTTTACAATGTAGGCTAAGCTAAGAATGGTGTGGTATTGTGTGGATCTTTGTGCAATATAGCTGTTTGGTGAGTACTGTGTGATTTGCAAAGCTCCATGCAAGTGTGAATCATGTAGACACTTTCAAGATATCTAAAGCTTTAACAAAAAGGCCTTgtttgaaaatattctgaaatgtaaatgtgatgtcttttttcttttttaataaaagctgaaaatacagtAGCTTGGTCATTCACATTATTACATCCCAGCTCTGAACTACCCCGGTTGAAATAAGATTTCTTAGAATAAATGACACCAGGTGACTTGCAGGGAGAAAGCACTGCTTTTGGTTCTCAAGTCTGCTCATGTACCCGTACCTCTCATTTTAGGAGGACTAAAGAGGCTAGTTTGGACCAACTGCCACATAACTTTTACTTATGATGCTGATGTTAGCAGCTTGGCTGCCTGAGGCTCCCTCTCTAGGCCGGGGAGGAAAATGTGTGTCCAGAAGGAACTTGGCTGTTGGGGATTTTCAAGGGAACCTACTCATTCCTTAATGGAGGAAGCAGATGGTGCTTAGCTCTCCAACCAGAGCAGCCCAGCTGAGAGAGCTAAGGTCAGTTGGATGGACGTACCTTGCTCTGCAATTCTGAAAATGGGTGCCACTGCTTAAATCTGCATCTGTTTGAAAATTCAGTGTTTACGTTTGTTGACACCGCTCCTTCCAGGATGTTTTAAGTTCCAGCTTCTGATGGTTGCTGCCTTCAGGCCTGCTGTGTGTGCACCTGTGAGTGCTGGAGGCTGTATTCACAGTGGTGTCCTGTGAGCTGTGCTAGTGTGGTTAAATCGGCCACAGAGTCAATATATGTATCTGTTTACTTTAGGCGAGAAGGGCTGATgctcctgggaaagcagcagtgtgGAAACCAGGTGCAGTATTCTGCTGAATTCTCTCAACTTTCTGATTTGACTGCCGTCCTCAAGTATGTTGTTCAAAGGTACAAATGCCAGGTTTGTTTACTGCTTGAATCCGAGTAAAACTGACACTGTAGAGATAGAAGGGTGGCTGAGGAAGCACTTGAAAAGGACTCGGGCCAAAGAATATTCTTGGCGCCGCATCAGCACATGAATGCAGAGCTGACTGGCACTTCCTGAGGTGCTTGCCATCAGGGAAAGACTGAGATGGTTCGTGGTCTTTGGCTCAGCTCCTATCCAGTAACAACTTTCTGAAAGCTTATTTTGAGGTTCAGAAAAACAAACCGTGCGTCTGTGTGAGAGAGAACTTCAGTTTGTGCTGGAGTCTCAAATTAGAAAGAAGCGGCTTTGACTTGGCCTGAAGGATATTTCTAGCTCCTTGGCAACATAATAAGGCTTTTTGTGTCTTTATTGCCCAGCTATAAACATTGCACTGGGCAAATCCAACTTAGCATGAAAGGATCCATTTGTTTTAGCTAGCCTGCCTGGTTTGACAGTCTTAGTCCTTGTTCTTAACCCTTTTATTCCTCCTGCCTTCTATCTCCCATAAGACATATGTAAGGGAGAAATGGGAGGCTCAAACACTATCAGAAAGTGTTTCTCTCAAAAATTTATCTTTTCCTGCCTGTTTATTAAATTCTGCTGCTCTTTTGCTCCATCACGCCCATATCAGCTCTGCTTTGGTGCAGTTACTGGATTTCCTGCTCCTTTCTCAGACCTGGAAACAACTACAGCAGCAGTATCGTCTGTTCCTCCATGCACTGTAACTGGGAGatacagaatcagagaatcatttaggttggaaaagaccttcaagatcatagagtccaaccatcaaccatgtccactaaaccatgtcctgaagtaccctgtccactcgctttttgaatatctccagggatggtgactcaaccacgtCCCTGGGCaacccattccaatgtttgacaaccctctcagtaaaaaaaaatttcctaatatccaacctaaatctcccatgctgcaacttgaggccatttcctctcgtcctatctccagccacctgacagaagagaccagcacccacctcactacaaccccctttgaggtagttgtagagagcgataaggtctcccctcagcctcctcttttctccaaactaaacagcccctgttccctcagctgctcctcgtaagacttgtgctccaggccccacaccaacttggttgccctcctctgaacacgctccagcacctcaatgtctttcctgtagtgaggggcccaaaactgagcacagcactcgaggtgcggcctcaccagtgccaagtacggggggggggggggggcgatcactgccctgcttctgctggccacactatttctgatgcaggccagatGCCatcggccttcttggccacctgggcacactgctggctcatattcagccggctgtcagccatcacgcccaggtctttctctgctgggcaactttccagccactcttccccaagcctgtagcgctgcatggggttgccatgacccaagtgcaggacccggcacttggccttgttgagcttcatacaactggcctcagcccgtcgatccagcctgtccagatccctctgtagagcctccctaccctccagcagatcgaccctgcctcccagcttggtgtcaactgcaaacttgctgaaggtgcactcaatcccctcgtccaaatcatcgataaagatattaaacagaacggggcccaacaccgagccctggggaacaccgcttgtgacctgccgccaactggatttcaccccattcaccacaaccctctgggctcggccatccagccagtgaagagtacacttatccaggccacgagacgccagcttctcaaggagtatgccatgagagacagtgtcaaaggccttgctgaagtcgaggtagataacacccacagcctttccctcatccactaggcgggtcacctggtcatagaaggagatcaggttggtcaagcaggacttgcctttcgtaaacccatgctgacggggcctgatccccttcttatcctggacttgccgtgtgagtgctctcaagacaaatggttccataatcttccctggtaccgaggtcaggctgacaggcttgtagttccccggatcctccctccgacccgtcttgtaaatgggtgtcacattggcaagcctccagtcctctgggacctcccccgttgaccaggaacgctgatagatgacagagagtggcttggcaaggacctctgcccgTTCCCTCGCtgctcttggatggatcccatcaggtcccatagatttctgagtgtccagatggtgtagtaggtccctaactttttcctcctggattaaggtgggtatgttatgctcttcatccttaccttccagctcaaggggtggagtaccctggggataactggactcactgttaaagactgaggcaaagaaggcattaagtacctcggccttttcctcatcacgggttgctacgttcccttctgtatccattacaggaaagacattctccttgggattctttttactgttaacatatttgtaaaaacattttttgttgtcccttaccaTAGTGGCCAgctttagttctagctgagcttttgcctttctaattttctctctgtatgatctaacaagatccctgtactcccaagttgcccaccctttcctccagagatgataaactctcctttttttcttgagtcctagctcaggaaagctccccattcagccaggccggttgttttcttcagcagttcAACTTGCGGCacgtgggaatagcctggtcctgagccattaagatttccttcttaaagaatgcccatccctcctggacccctctgcccttcaggaccgtctcccaagggactctctcaaccagtgccttgaagaggccaaagttagccctccggaagtccagagcggtggttttgctgaccaccttccttgcctcaccaagaattgaaaattctatcatttcatggtcaccaagcccaagatggcctccgaccatcacacctcccaccagtccttccctgcttgtaaacaacagatctagcaaggctcctcctcccctggttggctcacctaccagctgtgtcaggaagtcatcttccacacattccaggaacctcctagattgttcactcactgctgtgttgtatttccagcagatgtctggaaagttgaagtccccgacgaggacaagggcacacgattctgagactactgccagctgcttgtagaatgattcatccgtctcctcaacctggtcgggcggtctgtaacagactcccagcacaatatctgccttattggctttccctctcatcctcacccataagcactccaccttgtcatcagaatcgtgtagctctgtacagtcaaaacgttccctaacatagagagccaccccaccacctcttctaccttgcctatcccttctgaagagcttgtagccatccattgcagcactccagtcacgggagtcgtcccaccatgtttccgtgatggcgactaagtcatatctatcctgctgcacaatggcttccagtcCTCCTGTTTATCGCCCacgctgcgtgcgttggcatagatgcatgcGAGCTGGGCTATCGAATCCACTGCCAACAttggcacgctgcccccaggctcatctctggtgcacctagctTTATCCCTTACCcgcttcaaacctagtttaaagccctttctatgagccctgccatctcatgagcaaggattctCTTACTCCTTTGAGACAGCTGGacaccatctgtcgctagcaagcccggtgctgtgtaaacctccccatgatcaaaaaaccccaaattccaccgatggcaccagcctctgagccacgtattaaccaggtgtgttctcctgttcctttcagcgtatctccctgccactgaagggattgaggaagaCACTGCCTGTGCTCCCGATGcctccactaatcgccccagtgccctgaagtccctttggatttctctctgcagtctcatcactgccagcctgcacaaccagcaatgggtaataatcagaggtccgaaccagaccagggagttccatggtaatgtcttttacccgggccccagggaggcagcagacttccctgtgggatgggtcaggcctgcatattgggccctccgtccccctcagaagggagtcgcctacgacaattaccctcccttttcttttttcagaggttgTGAGAATGCGCGGGGCTGCCCGACCGGGCCtcggcacctccctagataggccTTCACCTACACCCTGGTCTTCACGGGCCTGGTCcgcaagttccagagccccatacctgttgtgcagggggcaactgggaaggtgagggagaccgggaggggattcgcctgcctccccgagcaggggcCTGGATCCATTCCCCTCCAGCTCTCAGGCAGGGGagcctccgcttctcgcggagcctccgtctgctgcctctgcctcagggatggttgGTAGGGTGCGGGCCCACCGATGGCTCTCCCTCTCACGCTCCcggatactcctcaacctttccactgcctccttcagctctgccacccgGCTGAGCAGATCgttcacctggtcacacctcacacaagaggtgtccccgctgacCTCCATCCTTGGTgacagactcaggcactccctgcagccagagacccggacagctgcacgttcgCACGGGAGCTCTGTCCGCGTCGCCGCATTTCTCCTAACAACGGCTTTCCCCCGAGCGGCAACCCtacctgggtctccctccggGCTGACGCCCACCGCTTGAGTggccttctccagctgggaagaggaagaggaagaggaagaaggggcCTGCGCCCTGCCCACCCAAACTGCTGCGCCAACCGCTGCACCGCGCTCCTGTTCGCCGGCGCTGCTGACTGTTACGCCGCGTTCAAATCAAGAAAGATGGACTACCTTGCCTTTAGCTACCTTTCTTCACGAAGTGGGCACTTAAGAAGGTCTTGAATGTCATGTTAGAATGGTTAGTTGCAAAACCACAAGAAAGATGTTTTGTGGCCAAATGTCGTcagggtaaaaaataaaatattaatcccTTCCATTCTGCTTTTGTGTCTTGGCGTGAGCTATTGTGCTTATAGTCTACGCTGGAATATCGAGACGTTAAATTATGGAACCTGTCT harbors:
- the LOC126035834 gene encoding E3 ubiquitin-protein ligase TRIM36-like isoform X5; protein product: MEGDRLESAVTIKGIERELICPACKELFTHPLILPCQHNVCHKCVKEILFAFEDAFADGGSESSNQSSPRIKITSSSLDRIDRISRSGRKRNSLTPRSSLFPCPGCQRDIDLGERGINGLFRNFTLETIVERYRQAARAAIAIMCDFCKPPPQESTKSCMDCSASYCNECFKIHHPWGTVKAQHEYVGPTTNFRPKILMCPEHEMERVNMYCELCRRPVCHLCKLGGCHANHRVTTMSTAYKTLKEKLSKDIEYLISKESQVKAHITQLDLLLKETECNSERAKEEASQSFEKLSHVLEEKKSAALKAIEASKNLRLEKLQAQAEEYQGLLENNGLVGYAQEVLKETDPSFFVQTAKQLHVRIQKATESLKNFRPAAETTFEDFVVDIAKQEDILGDLAFHSNGLETPEIDEEQSRVYNKALISWERPGKTDTADTYVLEYHKLNREEESATWQEIKVCSKSKVISDLDDNSSYAFRVRGYKGSICSPWSQEVILHTPPAPVFSFLFDDKCGYNSEHLLLNPRRTSVESRAGFPLLLGSEHMQVGCYTTLDYIIGDTGIAKGKHFWAFHVEAYSYLVKVGVVSSSKIQKLFHNTHDVTSPRYEQDSGHDSGTEDAFFDSSQPVTLVTLGMKKFFIPMTPASPKDPASRILPLPSCLGICLDCDKGKVGFYDAGSMKCLYESKVDCSGMMYPAFALMGGAAVHLEEAVTARYGEYHDDI
- the LOC126035834 gene encoding E3 ubiquitin-protein ligase TRIM36-like isoform X6, producing MCDFCKPPPQESTKSCMDCSASYCNECFKIHHPWGTVKAQHEYVGPTTNFRPKILMCPEHEMERVNMYCELCRRPVCHLCKLGGCHANHRVTTMSTAYKTLKEKLSKDIEYLISKESQVKAHITQLDLLLKETECNSERAKEEASQSFEKLSHVLEEKKSAALKAIEASKNLRLEKLQAQAEEYQGLLENNGLVGYAQEVLKETDPSFFVQTAKQLHVRIQKATESLKNFRPAAETTFEDFVVDIAKQEDILGDLAFHSNGLETPEIDEEQSRVYNKALISWERPGKTDTADTYVLEYHKLNREEESATWQEIKVCSKSKVISDLDDNSSYAFRVRGYKGSICSPWSQEVILHTPPAPVFSFLFDDKCGYNSEHLLLNPRRTSVESRAGFPLLLGSEHMQVGCYTTLDYIIGDTGIAKGKHFWAFHVEAYSYLVKVGVVSSSKIQKLFHNTHDVTSPRYEQDSGHDSGTEDAFFDSSQPVTLVTLGMKKFFIPMTPASPKDPASRILPLPSCLGICLDCDKGKVGFYDAGSMKCLYESKVDCSGMMYPAFALMGGAAVHLEEAVTARYGEYHDDI
- the LOC126035834 gene encoding E3 ubiquitin-protein ligase TRIM36-like isoform X4; protein product: MAVGAESSRFGHVLDLLKRDKVTIKGIERELICPACKELFTHPLILPCQHNVCHKCVKEILFAFEDAFADGGSESSNQSSPRIKITSSSLDRIDRISRSGRKRNSLTPRSSLFPCPGCQRDIDLGERGINGLFRNFTLETIVERYRQAARAAIAIMCDFCKPPPQESTKSCMDCSASYCNECFKIHHPWGTVKAQHEYVGPTTNFRPKILMCPEHEMERVNMYCELCRRPVCHLCKLGGCHANHRVTTMSTAYKTLKEKLSKDIEYLISKESQVKAHITQLDLLLKETECNSERAKEEASQSFEKLSHVLEEKKSAALKAIEASKNLRLEKLQAQAEEYQGLLENNGLVGYAQEVLKETDPSFFVQTAKQLHVRIQKATESLKNFRPAAETTFEDFVVDIAKQEDILGDLAFHSNGLETPEIDEEQSRVYNKALISWERPGKTDTADTYVLEYHKLNREEESATWQEIKVCSKSKVISDLDDNSSYAFRVRGYKGSICSPWSQEVILHTPPAPVFSFLFDDKCGYNSEHLLLNPRRTSVESRAGFPLLLGSEHMQVGCYTTLDYIIGDTGIAKGKHFWAFHVEAYSYLVKVGVVSSSKIQKLFHNTHDVTSPRYEQDSGHDSGTEDAFFDSSQPVTLVTLGMKKFFIPMTPASPKDPASRILPLPSCLGICLDCDKGKVGFYDAGSMKCLYESKVDCSGMMYPAFALMGGAAVHLEEAVTARYGEYHDDI